A window of Grus americana isolate bGruAme1 chromosome 15, bGruAme1.mat, whole genome shotgun sequence genomic DNA:
CAGCCTTGGCTGAAGGTGATGCCAAACAGCTGAtgtttctcctcccttccagagacaaagggcaggaggagaagccTTCCCCAGGCTCCCCTCTGAAGGTGCCCAAGCCACCTCTCAAACATGACCTCCCAGCTGGCTTGCTGTACCCCCTAGCAGCTTAGGGGCACCTCAGCCTAGAGTTGGAGGTTTACAGCATTAGTATAGGACAAGTTAGGGCATGAAACCAGCTCTGGGCTGGACTTGCATGTGATGTGAAAATTGGTCATTCGTTCTTGGGTTATTGACTTTCCTCTGGCATGGATTAATcatatgaggttttttttttttaatctatcagTTTAATATCAGCTTCTTAATGggattgtggggttttgtttgttcgAAGTCAATAGGCACAGTCCATTTGGCAGAGATCATAAGACTGCAATGCAAAATCAGCAACAAGACTTTGCACCTATCAGGTTTTTTACAAGTTTTTCCAGAGACTATTCTTACCCTTAAAAATGACCCCAACAGGGCAAGGATTGAGTCTTATTTTTACTGAGAATGGAGAGCCCTACAGCAATCCTATTTCATGAATAAACTGTATTAACCTGTTTCCCAACATGGTGAGTCAGGAACATTTGGTGTCCAGAAGTTCAAATTTCAAGGCTATGTCAAAATGTGCAAAGGGGAATCCTGGAAGAACAATCACTGCTGCGACAAGCTCCTGTATGGGAAAGTAGTTATTTAATCTTTCAACAACTCTGAATCAAGCAAGGTAGGACCTGACACCGGCTTGTACAACTATGTCGTGAACTTGCGTGTTCATGTCAAACTAAAGTAGACTGTGTTTATTACAAAATAATCTGCAACTGAGTTGTCTCTGAAGGTCAGAGCAAAGGCCAGGCAAAGGTGAAATGAGATACAAATACTGCTGAGATAAGTCAGTTGGTGACTCTCAGAACGCGTCTCGTACCACCATGTGGATTGTGTCCACCTATCAGTCAACCCAGCATCAATCACAGCAACGTCCTCGGAGACACGAGGTATTTGATGTGCTAAATATTTATAACATCCAGTTATTTGCACCCAGTGCAGCCAGTAAACTCCCCTTTGAAGATGGCAGCTCTGCCAATAGGAAGGGAATTGCCCATTTTAGAGTTCTGAATGAAGCCCTAAAGATGCTGTAGCACACATCCATGCAAACCACATAGCTCCTGCCCTGACATTGTGGCCAATAACAAGCCCCATCCAAGTAGCCCAGCTTTCACCGCTATCAAATTCTTCTCTCAGCACGTCCATACCTCTAAGATGCTATTCCTCTTCTGCACCATCCTTACAGGAGAACCGTTACAAAATCCgtgttttccctttgcttgTGTCTTtttgccagctgctgcagaagggagCGTGCTGGTTTTATTCATGAGCTagttttttttgaaaatggtgGTACTTTAACTGCTTGCAGTTGTGGAATGACAGTATTTCTCTTACAAAACTCCTGCCCACAAGCCAGCAAATAAGGTGGACTTCTACAGCCTTTATAGGGGGCAAATTCCTGCCTGTGTTAGAAGCTGCTTCTGACCCATCACAGAGGCAGGCAGCACTTGCTCTTCACAACACATAAAGAGATTTCAAACAACATCTTAAAATCTGCCAAAGTTAATTCAGCTGCCAGAAAAGATCTTGTCATACAATATATGAATAACCTTTtcacttctccttcccttttgtaAACTAGCTCTGACACCTGCTTTGGGATTTACCTTTTCATTGTAAcgtggttttatttatttttgtgtaggAGCCCAGGAGCGTTACTCAATAAAAAGTCAGTTATTACTTACTATTACAACAAACTAGCTGAAATGTCTGGCAACCTATGTATTAAATAATAGAACCTTAGCCAGTTTGGGCAGGCATTTACCTATCACACGAATCATGTTTTTCAGATTAGCATACTTTGCTACCTTTGCCTtccactcctcctccttcatGACAGAAGGACAGCCCCTAAATCATATGATTGGACACAAAAGATTGCACGCTGTGAAATACTCCTATTTCCCACAGACCTGAGACAAACTCACCAAGGCAGAACTCAAAGCCAACCAGAGAAGAGCCAAAATGAAccttcttccctccttctctATGGAGACCTGGGCCCTTTTGCTCATTTTCATAGCCCTCCTGGTAGCGTgagtaaaatattctttattggTTCTTTGCTCATGCCACTTTCCTGTTCTTACTGTTGTTCATTTTCATGCAACTAGTCTGCCAAGGAGCAAACAGGTAGTTGTGGCTTCTAGCCTCTGACGAGGCCCTGAGAAGTAGCAGAGGAGTCTAAAGACTGTACAGACGCGTGATCTTGCTCCAAGGTTTGGAGTATTCCCATGTATCGTTATGATCTTGCTGCTAAGCATCAAAGCAATAATCAAATAATCATAGCGCCAGACATTCGTTACCAGCAGGGTTCTGGCTTCAGTGAGGATCATGATCCGCTAGgttattttccacagaaatacagCCGAAGGAAGGCTGTGCCTCCCTGACCGAGGTTGCCCTatggaggggagcaggcagTAGATGACCCTACTGCGTGACCTGCAAAggtggagagcagcagcaaggcacCAGAAAAAGAGCATTCATACAATCAGTTCTCTCTCTTCCTGACGACTCCTGTTGTGCCCAGGTAAGGTGCTCCACACACGGGCACCCAGACCAGGAGGGACAATTTGCAGATTTGCCACACGCCTGCAGCGAATCCCCATGCCCATCCTTGCTGGGGGAAGAACGTAGCCCAGAGCAAGGTCAGGTCTCTGCTCCtggcttttctgaaaaactcCATCAGGCAGAAGCGTACCCCGCTGCTTCAGAGGAGCCGTGCTAGtgagaaaatgcttttgtctGCTCTGCTGATGCTGTTTGGCGCTGCAGCGTAGCAGGGCTGGCTGAAAACCCCCTTCTGCTGGGACATACAGCATCTCCACTGGCAGCCCCTGCCAACAAGGCTGCACTGACAAACTTTGTAGTGTTGACAAGCCCTTAGGCAGAGACAGCATGTTGCTAGCCATAAACCTTAATGATTAATGTGGTCCATACGAGCACAATCCATTTGTCTGCCCTGGCAATGCTCCAGCCGCAGCAGTTCAGTAAGCTCTGAAACTTTTAGTCCTGTTTTTAAAACCCTTTCCTGTGATTTGGATCACTCAAAAGCCTGTTTGGGGCAGACtcttaaaaaaccctaaaccaaccaaaaaaacctcaccctCATTATTGACCCAAACCCTCAATAACTCTGTGGCCATCTGAGATTGCTGGTTACCAGACTCCCGCCTTCTGCAGCCACTTGCAATTTTGTTGTGGCAAAAGGGATGAAGCCCAGATCTTTGTGCTCTGATATCCGAGCTAAAATAGAGATTTCACTGCCCATTAGCACAGGGAGGTTGTTCAGATGCTTCTTGTCCATCTGGGGCTCCGGTTCACACATGAAGGAACATCAGGCATTTCTGGTTCACTTCCATGGTGAGAAGAAGTAATGATTATTCTCTGGCTTTACACTGAATGGTCCTtctcagcctgcagaaaaccatgTCACATTTTAGTTGTAAGAGCATTAGACTGTGTTTTCCTGGCCATGTTTCAAATGGATTAAGTCTAGCCTATGTTCTTATAGAGTTTCTGGGCTTTGTaaccagcccagcctggcattTCCtggtcctcctgcagccccggcTACCCATAGACATTACAAATGAGAATCCACAAACGTTTTATACCTAGCACTGAATTAACCTTTGACAGAAAAGGTTAAACATTGACAGACAGAGTGCTGTGAAACCTTTCTACACCTGCTAACACCCCATTCGCCTGTTTTTGCCTGCTCTGTTTGGACCATAAGATGAGGTCCTCTTTTGTGCTCTGGCAGAACGTATGCTGGGGACTGATCTCATTTGGGGTCCCCCAGACTCAGAAAAGTATTACTAATTACAAGGGAAACCCTCCTAAGTCTCAGCCTAGACCCTGGCTTATCAGGACAGCATCCTCAAGATGCTGCCTGAGCGGTTACTGCCACACGGCCCAGAGAGGATCTCTGATAACATCCTGCTGCCAAACCTTCGCAGTTTTACATCCCTTCTGCAACAAACTGCTCGCTTGGGAAGCTGCAGCTACCAactaaaaaacaaatattttgaggaGCTTTTTCAACACAGCCAAAGCCAAGCTTCAAAGGGCTGCAGCCCAGGCCCTTGTCGAGAAACAGAAGGCCCCGAGGTAGAAGTAATAACTTTACAGCTGCCAAAAAGGgtgcttcagaggaaagaaatctgCAAAGCTGTCAATAAAATCTGAACAGAAAACCATCAAGACAAGACTTTCTGACGCACCACTGAGCTAACGCCAGGCTAAGAGGAAGGAGaacaataaatgaaattaaagtgcAGCTTGACAAAAGGCCTGTTTGGGACATCACTTCTGGCACTGCTTTGATATCTCTTCAATAAAAACATGTAAGCTTGGTGTTCTTCTTCCAGctcccttttctgcctctcctttGGTTAGCAATGAGCTCCTTTCTTGACTTTTGCTAAAGGCTTTGAGGTCCTGTTTCCACCAAAGCACCTATGCCTTTAGGAGATGTCTGGTTTTACACCAAAGTGATCTCTCTGAAGCTGCGTGTGGCAGCACTGAGCCTTACCGTGTTTATTAAGTAGTTTTTACAGGGCAATTTTCTTCTGGGCCACTTTTTTCCAGCTCCTGGATCAACCTCCTCTACGTAGAGCCAAAGGGACGTTGCTGCAGTCTCCAGGTTTAGGAGAGCTCGCAGCCCCAATGCCACGGTGATGTAACACTCTGTTGCCTTTTCTGTCCCACAGATATGGGATCTGGCCATTTGGTTTGTTCAAGAAGTTGGGTATTCCTGGGCCGACGCCTCTGCCTTTCTTCGGGACGTGCCTGGAATACCGCAAAGTACGTGACTGAAGCCTTCCTGGCTCCAGAAATATCTGCCTTTGCTCATACAGCTGTAGCTCAACAGATACATGGCGATGATAAGTTATCTCCAAATGCCAAGCTCCGCTCTAACGCACAGGTTGTGCAAAGGCCAGCGTGGGATAAGGGCTCAGTAATGCAGACCACGGGGCCCTGCCTTTACAGCGTCTCCAAACGAGCACTCATGGGTGGCTGATTTACAGCTGCCCTTTGCCAGGGTCCTGGCAAACAGCTCATTCACAAGCATGATATACGTTTATGCTGTCCTTCATGATGTTTTTGGAGAGGAGAACTCAGAAGGCAGCTCTGAACGTCAGTTTACAGACATCCCTCCCAACCTACCATCTCCAATATCATCCCCTCCGCTGCATCCTGAGATCATTTTTGTATTGCTTCCTACAGGGTTTCTTGGATTTTGACAATGAATGTTTCCAGAAATATGGGAAAGTCTGGGGGTGAGTATGAACCACTGATCTCTTTGTAAAGCAAGAATCCAtacaaaggggagaaaaaattcATTAGGAAAGCTCCCTTCTCTCTACCTGCACCCCCGATGATCCCAGCAGGACAAGTACAGCAACGATAGGGTGCCTGTGGCGGCTTACGTTAAATCCTGATGATTGCAGGGCTGTGTCGGTGTCATGCTATATGGAAATTGCTTTGATCTGTGCTATGAAAGGCATTTTAAAGCCAAGAACAAAAGGCCCTCACCCGCTCCTAAcaaaatcaacagcaaaactACTATTCATTTAAGGTTGAATCTGGAACCGGGAGGTCGAGTTCCTCTGGTTCACCAACAGCAGAGGAATGTGAGTGACTCCCAATACCgagagaagcagcagatccAAAATCCGCAGACTTCCTTGTGCTGCTGGTCCTCACCTGCTGCGGTGGGATCCAGTGCAGCTATCGTTGTCTGCTCTGGCCAGACATCTCCTCTGGCCTTTATTGCTGCTGTTATAACCTGGGCTGCAAACATGCACATACCCTCTATAATGCACCCGTTGGTCCCTATAGcgactttaaaaaaatggagtCTGGAAAAGTTATCTTTACATAAATGGGGAAAGTGCTTAAATCTGCTTAATCTACATCTGTTCCGGGAAAGAATTCAGAACTGGCAgcttaaaaagacaaaaacaaggATCGAGTTTCATCTCCAAGGATATTTCAGTGCTGTCAGCCCAAGTCTCCAGACACCCAATTCAAGAGCCTGAAAGGGGTCGAACAAGTTTCCCTCTAATACTGTAATGTGTTTAAGTGCCTGGAAAAACACACAGAGTCAGGGGAGAAAGTGAAGACACTTGCTTCATTTAGTATCTGGTCCTTTGAGGGACTGAGCCCTGTTCATTTCCCAGCAAATTTAGAAAGTGTTTAGCCCCCTTTATCATTTACAAAACCAGATGAGAGAAGGCATGGGAGTCCTTTTCCATCTCCGCTTTCTACATGTCTGTGCTTAGGCATCTGCAGAACAGCAAGGCTGGTGATGGAGGAGCATTTGTTTAACACATTGTTTCCTGGGCATCAGCCAAGCCTTGCACTTCAACTGTCTGGGGTTGTTTATCTGTGTCCTCTTCTCCCCCTATCAGGATTTATGATGGCAGGCAACCTGTGGTGGCTACCGTGGACCCCCAAATCATTAAAACTGTGCTGGTTAAAGAGTGTTACTCCACCTTTACCAACCGGAGGGTAAGACCAGAAGCATCGCGATGTACCATAGAGTCCAAAAAACAGAGTACAGGAAGAGCCAAGCATGCAGCAGGGTTCCCATAGGGGACAAGGGGCTGCACTATAGGGATTGCTACAAATGGCCACTGTATGTCACTGTTCCCCTGCCTTACAGGCTGGGGACCGCACACCCGGGCTGGCAGAGGAAGCTGTTCACCTGCACATCAGACAAATTCTGCTCTCACACACATACAGGAATTTCAGTCTGTACGAGCATGCGGGAATCCGTAAGGGTCCAGCTAGCACACATGCCATCAGCTGGGACGCAGGCTCTGGGCGGCACGGTTAGGTGTGGGTGCACGCGTACACATGGGTACGTTGGGCTTGTTGGGTTACATATGGAAATGGCATCTCGCAGCTGGTTTGCTGCGGGAAAGGGGTTTATTTACATATGCGTGTCCTGAGAGAGGCTGTTTGTAAGGACTTAGCTTGCTGCCAGTAGTAACGTTCCTGAAATAGCCTAGGCAGGGCTACATGCTACCTTCCCATCCTTGCAAGGAAGCTGCTACCTTTTTTGGGCTTAAcaccttgctttttttcccctccagcatATGGATCTAGCAGGGGTGCTGAACAACGCTGTCTCATTAGCTGAAGACGAACAGTGGAAGAGGATTCGTACCGTGCTCTCTCCAACCTTCACCAGTGGGAAACTAAAGGAGGTAAAACACAGCGGAGCTGATGCAAACTAAATCAGAAAGTCAGTAGGCAGTGATTCCAGGCTGAGATTGTCACAGGGGTCCAATTTCTTTAGTCAGAGCCTGGTGACTAAGCTGGCCTGTTTAATTTATGcctaatttaaaacaaaaaaaggcttaaaataaaaacttagcAGAAAGatattatttgtaaatattcaTGAAAATCCCTATAGTCTTCATAAGCCTGTCTTAAAGGAGTAAAATGTACCATACTTAAGTGACCATCTCTGGTTTGTGTTCCAGATGTTTCCTATAATGAAGCACTATGGGGAAGTTTTGGtgaaaaatgttcaaaagcAAGTGGAAAAGGACAACGTTGTAGCTGTAAAGGAGTAAGTAGCTGCTAGGAGCAGCAGGCTAAGCAGCAAACCTTCTTAGCCAGTGCTGTGGTTCATTCGTTACTGGCAACGCAGATCGCTCGCTGGGTAAACCAGACCTCTGAAATAAGGGATGGGGCTAGCTGAAAGCCTGGCTGAaaatttgaaagggaaaatttaagctgggatGTTAGGGAAACTTCCTAGAGGCAGAGACacacagaaaagctttctaAAGGGAattggaggggaggaggaaacgCTCCAGCACAGCTTTGTGAATCCCCAGGCCCAAGAAAATTCCAAATCCACCAGGAAAATCTAGTGTTCCCCACTTATACTCATGATCTCTGTGTACCACCTTCTTATACCACAGGATGCTGAGGCTGCTGGCCTCCCAGCCCcacctgcagcactgcaggatgCTGGTCCATCACTTGTCCCCATtgctggggggagctggaggGGAGAACAGAGTGTGGTTCTGGGTGTGTCATCCTCATCTGTGCCCTGAAAACTGTGTATTTCACCCCCAATTCCAAAGCATAGATGCAGAAAGGGCAGCTGCACATCATTGATCACACACCAGCAAAGATCTCCCCTACAAAAACCCCATCAGGCCAGGGTTTGGACAGTTTGCACCATTACAGGTACCTCTGCTGGGTTGAACAAGACCATTTGCATGGCATGTTTGAAGCAGGGTGTGTTGCCACCCCTCCCCAAGAAGCTAAACTGCTCGAGAGCCTCATGCTGTCCTTGCACTAACCTGCTCATGTAGCTACatgctgttttaaaatcctTGGAAAAGCTGTCCGATTTCAAAACCCATGCAGGCTTGAAACCAAAGCTCTCTAAAAATCTATCCCTTTCGCTATAAGTGCTTTTCAGTTACCATATATccaatttccttttcaaaaccaGAGCAGGAGGTCTTATGAGAATTTATATTTGAATGTCACATaggcattaggaaaaaatatattcgCTTGCTCCAAATATATAACCACAGTCTATCTTCTCCATCTTTTCTCAGCATCTTCGGAAGCTACAGCATGGATGTTGTCACCAGCACTTCATTTGGTGTGAACATCGACTCCATGAACAACCCCAAAGACCCCTTTGTCAGAGAGATGCAGAAGTTGGTCAAGTTTGACTTTTTTGACCCAATCTTCATCTTGGCATGTAAATGACTTTGAAAACTTCATTCAGGTGTCAGAATACTACTGAAGTGTGACTTTAGCAAGCGTATCAGAGACTGGTGCATCCTATATGTTAATCAATCAACTATTGCTTGGATAACTTCACTAGCTGGGTTGGAGGTCCTAATGGCTCTTgtcatttcctcatttttagCTTCATGCTAAAACTCCGAGAAGGAGATGGGCAAAAACTTCTTCCACCTTTGGCATCCACAGTACAAGAAACATATGAACATCCCAGCCAATATCCGAATAAGCAGTGGAAAATGATTCTAGGGTTGAAAAGCAAGTTTAGCTGTGAAGCTCAAGGACAGTGGTGCtatctgaaatgcattttctggaaGAGAGTGCTGAGGTGGGGCTGTAATTAGAGGTAATTTCCTAGCAGTGCAATAGCTTAGCAGTGATGGTGATGGACCTTAAATCAAGATTAGATACCATGCTAAAACACAGGGAAAGTTATAATCTGTGCATCGAGGAGGTTGTGGTGCTGTCGATTTTATGAATCTATACACAAGCTCAAAATTGAGTCTCTGATGAAGGAAATGCTCTGAAGGGGgcttaaaaatgtttgtatGAACATAGAACGGCAGTGACTAGCTCAGACTGAAAAAATTTCTGAATTTGCAATATTGCTCTTCTGAGCTACATTCTTGGTGTGGTGCTGTACAATGCACAGAAGTAACCTGTCCTCAGAAAGCAGCACCTTAGAAAAAGAAGGTGGCATATGCTTTGGTCATCTCTTAAAGCAAAGATTATACCCAGCTCAGTTGTGCCTAGTTGACAGGAACTTAGGAGGGGGTTGCGTCAAGACAAACTACTTCTTAcggagaaagaagaaaaaaaggcaaaagctaGGCTTTGCCCAGGTAAGAAAATcaagagaggaaataatttctcagtAGCATCATTAGTTCCTCAGTAACATCCATAGCTATCTTATACGAGGTGGAGTTTGTTTACAGTGTGTGATTTTATtgtcaaattgtttttcagttgtATGCCCATTCATTACTCCTCTTTTGGCCAAGATGAACATAAGCTTCTTCCCCAGTGATGCTGTAAGTTTCTTCATGAGAGCCCTCTCCAAAATTAAGCAGGATCGTGAAAAGGAGCCTCACAAGGTAAGCGAGTGTGAATTTGCTAGCAACTGTGACAGAAAATACACTTAAGTGAAATATAATTAGGGTGATGATATCGAAGGTGAAGCCAAAGCAAAACTCTGAATCTACTTAAGTGTAAACACTTTATTTTAGTACTGTCAGAAAAGCCTCACCTGACCAGCCCTGGCAGAGAAGCAGACTTGTATGTCTGTGGTCTGAAGCTAAATCCAGATAAAGGCTCAGTAGAATTGCATTAAGCTTGGGTTTGCAGAACTTGTAATAAGTCAAAGAAAGAGACTCCCTGAAGAAGATTAAGCAGAGAATAAGAGAGAGCAGAGTAAACAGCACAAGAGCAGCAATTCCGCCTTTCAGGGTTGTACATTCCCCTCTCACTTTTCAAAAATTGAAGCTGCTTCCTGGCAAAATTCTCCATTTTAGAGCCTGGATCTCTTTCCCAAAACTGATTTGATACACTGTTCTCCCACCCAATGGCTTCATGAAAAGGACAGATaggtttccaaaataaaatgtatgtgtTATGTTTTACAACAAGCAAGCCATGTGCATTTTGGGGatgctttcagtttaaaacttgTGTTTGGCTATGAAATCTGCCTATCTGAGCCCTCCCTGAGGGACCTGTCACCAAAGAAACtctcctgcttctctcctcAGGGCAGAGTAGATTTTCTGCAGCTGATGATTGAATCCCAGAAGTCAACCAGTCACGGGAGCAATGGAGCAAATCACTCATATAAAGGTAACAACATCCAAATATTCATCACAAGAACAGGGACTGTGGGAGCGAGGGGAATATGGGGAGCTGTTTCCCAGAGAAAGGCTCAACAGGTCACCACCATTTCCACTGACCAGCTCCAGGCAGAAGTGTCTGTCCCTTCCTGCCAACACCCAGGGCTAAGGGGAATCTCCCAGGGCCTTTGCCACGGACTAGAACTGCCCTGTCATTCATTTATACCGGGGAAACACCCCTTTATCAATGACTCTTTCCAGACAGAGTAGCCATAAATGTGTTATCAGAAAACAACCGCAACAAACCTGCCTCAACCCCACCCATTGCTACCCGTTCCTTGCTGAGACCATCAGCCAACACCAGTTTTGCTCATCCATCCATGTCCTCTCTCCTCACAGCCCTGACTGACATAGAGGTCCTGTCGCAAGcattcatctttatttttgccGGCTACGAGCCCACCAGCAGCACACTTTGTTACCTGGCGTATGAACTAGCCATGCATCCTGACGTGCAGCAAAAACTGCTGGAGGAAATCGACACTGTTTTACCCAACAAGGTAAGGGGACGTTGAGTGATGGCAAAGACCCTCTGACCCTGCTGTCTGCCTTGTTTGGTCAAGACAATGAGAAATCTTTAGCTCCTAAACAACCTCCTCCTGGGATCTTCCAAGAGCTTCAAGAGACACATGCTGAGACAATTCAACCCTGCAGTGATTCTCTTTTGGCAGCTGAAACCTCAGAGGCCACCTCACTGCACAAACCCATTTGCCACACTCTGTGCCCGTGCACAAGTGGATGTGGGTTTCCAGGCATTTCCATCACTCAGGGATGGAGAATGAAACCAACTACACAATATCTACCTTGCAATTTGTTCTTCAGTGAATCTAAGACATGGTTGGGGCAGCAGAGGTTTGGGGCACTCTGGTCTCATCAGTCATTTTTGGACAATCCAATCCGCATGCCAACATACCTGGTCACCTTTCTCCTGTTGCCCTACAGGCTCCTCTCACATACGAAGCGATGATGCAATTGGAATATCTTGACATGGCAGTGAGTGAAACCCTTCGGCTCTTCCCCATTGGGGGACGGCTTGAGAGAACCTGCAAGAAAGATGTAGAAATAAATGGAGTGACCATTCCCAAAGGAACCGTTGTTACTATCCCACCCTATACCCTGCACCGCAGCCCTGAGTACTGGCCAAACCCAGAAGAGTTCAGACCAGAAAggtacaaaaaacccaaacagaacaaaagggaagaaatagcatgctgctttttcctcGTGTAGTAATTAAGTATTAATCTCTGATTAGCTTCTTAATGGTGTTCTTCCTATCTTTTTACAAACAATACCAATGAGAAATTGCAGGCTCATGGGAATGTCATTTTAAGAAGAAAGTGAGCTTTGCACTTAAAGCAGGGTTTCAAACCACATAATCTTATTGGGAGAATAACATTGATACCTCACAACATCTTGTACACAGCTTTTAGGCTCGCTGACAGAGTGGGgagttggtgggtttttgtaACTGCTAGCCATCTTTCTGTATAATCTTGGTTGTTGAAGCCGTTTCCTTCACGTAGGCTTTGCTACAAAATACACCGGAGTTGATCCTTCCAGAGTTGCCTTCCCTCTTATCACTTCCTTGAAAATGAACTTTTCCCTAGCTGGTTATTATTATAATTGGTATCTAGCTCTCACTCTCAGCGAGACTGAAACCACAGGCTGCTCCTAACAAAGGCAACTCCTGGTTTCTCACTAAATAAAACAGATAGGAAATATCAGTCATTTTGGCCAGGCATGTAGATTTTCACCTTGCTCTCAACTTCTACTAGCCTGAATGGACAGAATTAAACTCAAAATCCTGTCTGCAACGAGGGCTGTGACACAGCACTTGATTGCTGGGGTATGCTGAGGTACCTtagtgaaaaagcaaacaagtctCTGTAGGGCACCAGCAAGAGATCTCCAAGTAATATAGATATGTAGCTTTTTGGATTTTTGCtgccttcatttcttttccccaaCCATGTCATTATCCAGGTTcagtaaggaaaacaaagagtCCATAGATCCGTACACGTACCTGCCCTTCGGGGCTGGTCCCAGGAACTGCATTGGGATGCGATTTGCTCTCCTGACTCTGAAAGTTGCCATCGCCATCCTGCTGCAACATTTCACCTTCCAGACCTGCAAAGAAACTCAGGTGAGGAgcacatttccttctgaaacTCGCACACGAAGAGCTGGGTGCCTAGTTTCTCACCATGGGTGCCAACACCAGCAGCTTTGCACTTTCAGGCACTACAGTTAAAGTTATGTCCAAACCGCGGccaagtttctttcttttaatctctACTTCTTTAATCTGTCTATCTCCAAGCATGATTTTCCTCTTATTGTTGCAGATCCCTCTCAAGCTGAGTTCACAGGGACTCTTAAGACCAGAGAAACCGATTTTTCTGAAGTTAGTCCCCCGGACCAACACTGCACCTGCAGAGGCGTAAACACCAGCTGCGTCTGCAGCAATTCTCCGGCATCTAACGA
This region includes:
- the LOC129213362 gene encoding cytochrome P450 3A9-like — translated: MNLLPSFSMETWALLLIFIALLVAYGIWPFGLFKKLGIPGPTPLPFFGTCLEYRKGFLDFDNECFQKYGKVWGIYDGRQPVVATVDPQIIKTVLVKECYSTFTNRRHMDLAGVLNNAVSLAEDEQWKRIRTVLSPTFTSGKLKEMFPIMKHYGEVLVKNVQKQVEKDNVVAVKDIFGSYSMDVVTSTSFGVNIDSMNNPKDPFVREMQKLVKFDFFDPIFILAFVCPFITPLLAKMNISFFPSDAVSFFMRALSKIKQDREKEPHKGRVDFLQLMIESQKSTSHGSNGANHSYKALTDIEVLSQAFIFIFAGYEPTSSTLCYLAYELAMHPDVQQKLLEEIDTVLPNKAPLTYEAMMQLEYLDMAVSETLRLFPIGGRLERTCKKDVEINGVTIPKGTVVTIPPYTLHRSPEYWPNPEEFRPERFSKENKESIDPYTYLPFGAGPRNCIGMRFALLTLKVAIAILLQHFTFQTCKETQIPLKLSSQGLLRPEKPIFLKLVPRTNTAPAEA